The Glycine soja cultivar W05 chromosome 3, ASM419377v2, whole genome shotgun sequence genome window below encodes:
- the LOC114407690 gene encoding uncharacterized protein LOC114407690, with protein sequence MGKASKWIRNFLLGKKEDKIKKIDAFCSEDKSGNTGSLIVSPKVKRRWSFGKLTGAGHKFSRSFDSADSAKLQIQALLETKTPRRLPKPLAKPSKDKNKAATKIQASFRSYLARRALHALRGLVKLQALVRGHLVRKQTTATLRGMHALMAIQVRARIHRVQMAEEANLLRQQSPPQHRQVPYSTDLITEENKDSNHMSVEEMLEVLKSRSGPLDGSYVKGRERDSMTYYSKHVPVVSKRENQYKKTLIIEPNSLENYRSMSEFNPTTIALSTSQRHSVPHGQSLSPNYMNKTESSRAKARSQSEPRQRPIRGTRHKGKSVESPLNGPRQNLFSNSLRFDHGSMDHWVINFHGSTNDSRRNSFGSSSVTTDSYY encoded by the exons atggGGAAGGCCAGCAAATGGATCAGAAACTTCCTACTAgggaaaaaagaagataaaataaagaagatCGATGCATTCTGCAGCGAGGATAAGAGTGGCAACACAGGGAGTCTGATTGTGAGTCCCAAAGTGAAGCGCAGATGGAGCTTCGGAAAACTAACAGGAGCAGGGCATAAATTTTCCAGATCATTTGACTCAGCTGACTCTGCAAAACTTCAAATACAAGCCTTGTTGGAAACCAAGACTCCAAGGCGTCTTCCAAAACCATTAGCAAAGCCTtctaaagataaaaacaaagccGCTACAAAGATTCAGGCTAGCTTTCGCTCTTATTTG GCAAGGAGAGCATTGCATGCTTTAAGGGGATTAGTCAAGTTACAGGCACTAGTGAGGGGTCACCTTGTAAGGAAACAAACAACTGCTACACTGCGTGGAATGCATGCGTTGATGGCCATACAAGTTAGAGCCCGAATTCACAGAGTTCAGATGGCAGAGGAAGCAAACCTCCTCCGACAACAATCGCCTCCGCAACATAGACAAGTTCCATACTCCACTGATCTCATAacagaagaaaataaa GATTCAAACCATATGAGTGTGGAAGAAATGTTGGAGGTTTTGAAAAGCAGAAGTGGCCCACTAGATGGTTCATATGTTAAGGGCAGAGAGCGTGATTCCATGACATACTATTCCAAGCATGTGCCGGTTGTTTCTAAACGAGAAAACCAATACAAGAAAACTCTAATCATAGAACCAAACAGCCTAGAAAACTACCGATCCATGTCTGAATTTAACCCAACGACAATTGCCTTGTCAACTTCTCAGCGCCATTCAGTGCCTCACGGCCAATCACTGTCACCAAATTACATGAACAAGACAGAATCTTCAAGGGCTAAAGCAAGGTCGCAGAGTGAACCAAGACAACGACCAATACGGGGAACAAGGCACAAAGGCAAGTCTGTGGAATCACCATTGAATGGTCCAAGACAAAATCTGTTCTCAAACTCGTTACGCTTCGATCATGGAAGCATGGACCATTGGGTTATCAATTTTCATGGGTCAACGAACGACAGCAGGCGCAATTCCTTTGGCAGCAGCTCGGTTACTACTGATTCCTATTATTGA